One segment of Rosa chinensis cultivar Old Blush chromosome 6, RchiOBHm-V2, whole genome shotgun sequence DNA contains the following:
- the LOC112174407 gene encoding GDSL esterase/lipase At4g10955 yields MMNIAHGFVRGGLHSLEAVCKAVCNFLWQPAAVARAASLEGQIISQPQNLLPAKPGKFESVFFLLDWITGGGRRGGGADQEVAKGKAVEAKPHHPDDFHVCGPRNVSRPNWRDLIRSSWNDGKYKRTVIACFTQAIYLLEMDRQDKRDAAAALAPKWWKPFKYKLTRTLVDERDGSIFGAILEWDQSAALGDFVVMRPSGASRAVLALRGTLLKFPTIRRDIEDDLRYVAWESLKGSVRFGVALEALKSVAEKYGSDNVCIAGHSLGAGFALQVGKALAKRGMYVETHLFNPPSVSLAMTLRNIREKAGFVWKRFMPMLHLTTDQSHVKHSEVIVRDNEWTSGFGLKNWIPKFSRLKNRGVGLVKWLPHLYVNKSDYICCFYADVDDGREGNNAGEKENECRNLTNGQVAAKLFVMSKPNQRFLEAHGLQQWWSDDLQLQLALNNSKLISRQLRSLHSLPRPQLTLAR; encoded by the coding sequence ATGATGAACATAGCTCACGGATTCGTAAGAGGCGGTCTGCATTCGCTAGAAGCCGTTTGCAAGGCAGTCTGCAACTTCTTGTGGCAGCCGGCCGCCGTCGCCAGAGCTGCTTCTCTTGAAGGGCAGATTATTTCTCAGCCACAAAATCTTCTTCCCGCAAAACCAGGTAAATTCGAGAGTGTATTCTTCCTCCTAGATTGGATAACCGGAGGCGGCCGCCGAGGCGGTGGCGCCGATCAGGAGGTAGCCAAGGGGAAAGCAGTCGAAGCAAAGCCTCATCATCCGGACGATTTCCATGTGTGTGGTCCTCGCAATGTGTCACGCCCCAATTGGAGAGACCTGATCAGATCAAGTTGGAACGACGGCAAGTACAAAAGAACTGTGATTGCATGCTTCACACAAGCAATCTACTTGCTCGAGATGGACAGACAAGACAAGAGAGATGCAGCTGCTGCTCTTGCTCCAAAGTGGTGGAAGCCCTTCAAGTATAAACTGACCCGAACTCTTGTTGACGAAAGAGATGGATCCATTTTTGGTGCAATTCTAGAATGGGATCAATCTGCAGCACTTGGTGATTTTGTTGTCATGAGACCAAGCGGCGCATCAAGAGCGGTTTTAGCTCTTAGAGGCACATTGCTGAAGTTCCCGACGATTAGAAGGGACATCGAGGATGACCTTCGGTACGTTGCTTGGGAGAGCTTGAAGGGTTCTGTTAGGTTTGGAGTTGCTTTGGAGGCTTTGAAATCAGTGGCCGAAAAGTATGGAAGTGACAATGTGTGCATTGCTGGCCATTCATTAGGAGCTGGTTTTGCTCTCCAAGTGGGAAAAGCATTAGCTAAACGAGGGATGTATGTAGAGACTCATTTGTTCAATCCGCCTTCGGTTTCGCTAGCAATGACCTTGAGGAATATTAGAGAGAAAGCAGGATTTGTTTGGAAAAGGTTTATGCCAATGCTTCATTTGACGACTGATCAAAGTCATGTTAAGCACAGTGAAGTAATAGTTAGGGATAATGAGTGGACTAGTGGTTTTGGATTGAAGAACTGGATACCAAAATTTTCGAGATTGAAGAATCGCGGTGTAGGTTTGGTAAAATGGTTGCCTCATTTGTATGTGAATAAAAGTGACTACATCTGTTGCTTTTATGCTGACGTGGACGACGGAAGAGAAGGAAACAATGCTGGCGAAAAGGAGAATGAGTGTCGGAATTTAACAAATGGACAAGTAGCTGCGAAGCTGTTTGTGATGTCGAAGCCAAATCAAAGGTTTCTAGAGGCACATGGGTTGCAGCAATGGTGGTCTGATGATTTGCAACTCCAGCTGGCTCTTAATAACAGTAAGCTTATCAGCAGGCAGCTGAGATCCTTGCATAGCCTTCCACGTCCTCAACTAACACTTGCTAGATAA
- the LOC112174409 gene encoding mitochondrial substrate carrier family protein ucpB gives MRRFGIRIFLFGQRGRRKVKRAPKFEGEKLGSSNLRPENLGFGSGRMKADEKPSWGLVSPSGVAYHFGTSGLSVAVATAVTHPLDVLKVRLQMQLVGQKGPLTGMGRLFLQVLKNEGPRFLYLGLTPALTRSVLYGGLRLGLYEPSKYACNWAFGSNNVFVKIGSAGFGGAIATALTNPVEVLKVRLQMNPNLRKGAAGEVRAIIGEEGVKALWKGVGPAMTRAATLTASQLATYDETKRMLIRCTPLEEGFHLHLTSSTVAGMVSTLLTAPVDMIKTRLMLQQESERVGSYRNGFHCAYQVLRTEGPRGLYKGSLAMFARLGPQTTITFIVCEKLRELAGLKAI, from the exons ATGCGTCGTTTTGGGATCCGAATTTTCTTATTCGGACAGAGAGGGCGGCGAAAAGTCAAGAGAGCTCCCAAGTTTGAGGGAGAGAAACTCGGAAGCTCAAATCTGCGTCCGGAAAATCTGGGTTTTGGTTCAG GGAGAATGAAAGCGGATGAGAAGCCGAGCTGGGGTTTGGTGTCACCGTCCGGAGTGGCCTATCATTTCGGTACGAGTGGACTTTCCGTTGCGGTGGCTACCGCAGTCACTCACCCTTTAG ATGTGCTCAAAGTTAGGCTGCAAATGCAACTTGTTGGGCAGAAAGGTCCTCTAACTGGAATG GGACGATTGTTTCTTCAAGTTCTTAAGAATGAAGGACCAAGATTTTTGTATCTGGGATTGACACCTGCATTGACAAGGTCTGTTCTTTATGGAGGTCTCCGTTTAGGCTTGTATGAACCCTCAAAGTATGCCTGCAATTGGGCGTTTGGGTCCAACAATGTTTTTGTTAAGATTGGATCCGCGGGATTTGGTGGTGCAATTGCAACTGCACTGACGAATCCAGTTGAGGTTTTGAAG GTGCGACTACAGATGAATCCGAACTTGAGGAAaggtgcagctggagaagtgcGTGCAATCATTGGTGAAGAGGGAGTGAAAGCTCTTTGGAAGGGTGTTGGCCCTGCTATGACTAGAGCTGCTACATTGACTGCATCACAACTTGCAACCTATGACGAAACCAAGCGG ATGTTGATTAGGTGTACACCACTTGAAGAAGGATTCCATCTACATCTCAC CTCAAGCACAGTTGCAGGCATGGTGAGTACCCTCCTGACTGCACCTGTAGACATGATAAAAACCCGTCTCATGCTGCAACAGGAATCTGAAAGAGTTGGAAGCTATAGAAATGGATTTCATTGTGCATATCAG GTCCTGCGTACAGAAGGCCCAAGAGGTCTTTACAAGGG GAGCCTTGCAATGTTTGCAAGATTGGGTCCACAAACGACAATTACCTTTATAGTCTGTGAGAAGCTACGTGAGCTTGCTGGATTGAAAGCAATCTAA
- the LOC112174410 gene encoding U1 small nuclear ribonucleoprotein C gives MPRYYCDYCDTYLTHDSPSVRKQHNAGYKHKANVRQYYQQFEEQQTQSLIDQRIKEHLGQTAAYGQVGAAYNQHLMARPRLPVLPNPMMPQMPGGPPMAPGIRLPVLPRPGGPPMAPGVYQQQPMMQMMAPPGAPGMPGQVNIPMRPPTLSAPPSVPGSAPPNATNGAPSVAAPPMYQPNPTAPTSGGYDSFNLNAQPPESSQ, from the exons ATGCCTCG GTATTACTGCGATTACTGCGATACGTATTTGACCCACGATTCG CCTTCGGTTCGAAAGCAGCACAATGCGGGTTACAAACACAAG GCAAATGTGCGGCAGTACTATCAGCAATTTGAGGAGCAGCAAACTCAGAGTTTGATTGACCAAAGGATTAAGGAACATCTTGGCCAGACTGCAGCTTACGGGCAAGTTGGCGCAGCTTACAATCAGCATCTAATGGCTAGGCCTCGCCTTCCTGTTCTACCAAACCCTATGATGCCACAAATGCCTGGAGGTCCACCAATGGCTCCAGGGATTAGACTTCCTGTTTTGCCAAGACCTGGAGGTCCACCAATGGCTCCAG GAGTATACCAACAACAACCCATGATGCAAATGATGGCTCCACCTGGGGCTCCTGGGATGCCTGGTCAAGTAAATATTCCCATGAGGCCTCCCACTTTGAGTGCTCCACCATCAGTTCCCGGCAGCGCACCACCCAATGCTACTAACGGTGCCCCTTCTGTGGCTGCACCCCCAATGTATCAACCTAATCCAACAGCGCCAACAAGCGGAGGCTATGATAGTTTCAATTTAAATGCACAGCCTCCTGAATCTAGTCAGTGA
- the LOC112174405 gene encoding uncharacterized protein LOC112174405, with amino-acid sequence MSVSHAQTHTSDSHSHPSGFNNEDDQSHPKFQDTEPFDETMEPDSPLMEETQLVDGSDCDDKMRTGMSGFEDEVVLDSEDEEVNGSRIVTVRNLSLDRICAAGLSYVDSQEPGEESQANALDFVDHFVTLNDDLSFYSPGTANRKTTKVQSPPVTNTKGTHSLARLVELRSQNEKAKAFEWVDPEENGALRFLDKKMESSLVNPEGKERSGVARKEKVRHANDTKCISSGDGGKKERSTIRNLHKEITESEGKIENESVNASELQLEPSEEGANIVDMFDIGFNTQIAAEAMEALAYGAHPGCNTADVGSGGAKENTASLEHRSPQKSDFSNVAGISKNLNRRNRSTRVPRRAGASSKKQSKKQELDPDLAAVTNVKRSRFFGESCSNFAEANDSLCIESPKSVKKRKLQSAADYSKVSSSGKHQTTQSTSGGRSRRTEDGSNNGVGDGIVTYRRKKRCLKAQSPEMISSSEAGSDEPVEKKNNVKKDNIVTYRRKKRIDAKESRSVYVSSEGNSSREACSLKLGLWSHPKGKRTGRNARSNSCRAPVPSTPFPLLDKKDSSHSDERPESSNNMAGKEQSSYCPPVLSLDNDSDRTLFELESGELVGTDPTSSGTECTAPSNSTTGINVGSSKYVSHDYHKKPCNKNFPKSPLMKELIGLGVPESMPDFAWKDLRRRRSMAYVQVLFSQHLDDDIIKQQKKIIARLGLSVASCSMDATHFIADQFARTRNMLEFIALGKPVVTHLWLESCGEANCLISEKSYILRDAKKEKEIGFNMLVSLDCAKRCPLLKGRKVFITPNIKPGKEMMTSLVKTAQGEPVEKAQISAAKGKKIFNELLILSCEEDEAICLPFLEKGAAVYSSELLLNGIVIQRLEYKRHQLFTNVVKKDRP; translated from the exons ATGTCTGTTTCTCACGCCCAGACCCACACCTCTGATTCTCACTCTCACCCATCTG GGTTTAATAATGAAGATGATCAGAGCCACCCCAAATTCCAAGACACCGAGCCCTTTGATGAGACTATGGAGCCTGATAGCCCATTAATGGAGGAAACCCAGTTGGTGGATGGTTCGGATTGCGATGACAAGATGAGGACTGGTATGAGTGGGTTTGAGGATGAAGTGGTGCTTGACAGTGAGGATGAGGAAGTTAATGGAAGCCGAATAGTGACTGTTAGAAATTTGTCTTTGGATCGAATATGCGCTGCCG GGTTAAGCTACGTTGACTCTCAGGAACCAGGGGAGGAATCCCAAGCCAATGCACTTGATTTTGTGGATCATTTTGTGACGTTGAACGACGATCTTAGTTTTTATTCTCCAGGAACTGCCAACAGGAAAACCACTAAGGTGCAATCCCCTCCTGTTACAAACACAAAGGGGACTCATAGTTTGGCGAGGTTGGTTGAACTCAGGTCTCAAAATGAAAAAGCCAAAGCCTTTGAATGGGTTGATCCTGAGGAGAATGGAGCACTTCGTTTTTTAGACAAGAAGATGGAATCATCTTTGGTTAATCCTGAGGGCAAGGAGAGATCTGGTGTTGCAAGGAAAGAGAAAGTCAGGCATGCTAATGATACAAAATGTATTAGCTCAGGTGATGGGGGCAAAAAAGAGAGGAGCACAATTCGAAACCTCCATAAGGAAATCACAGAATCTGAAGGCAAGATTGAAAACGAGTCTGTCAATGCATCAGAACTCCAGCTGGAACCTAGTGAGGAAGGAGCAAATATAGTTGACATGTTTGATATTGGTTTTAACACTCAAATTGCTGCCGAAGCTATGGAGGCCTTAGCATATGGGGCCCATCCTGGCTGCAATACTGCAGATGTTGGTTCAGGAGGTGCTAAAGAGAATACAGCTTCTTTGGAACATCGCTCTCCTCAAAAGAGTGATTTTTCTAATGTAGCAGGTATTAGCAAAAATTTAAACCGAAGAAACCGCTCCACTAGAGTACCAAGGAGAGCAGGTGCTTCATCTAAAAAACAATCTAAGAAGCAAGAGTTAGATCCTGATTTGGCAGCAGTAACAAATGTGAAGAGAAGCAGATTTTTTGGCGAGTCTTGTAGTAATTTTGCCGAGGCCAACGATAGTTTATGTATAGAATCTCCCAAGTCTGTCAAGAAAAGGAAGCTACAGAGTGCAGCTGATTATTCCAAGGTTTCTTCTTCTGGAAAACACCAGACTACCCAGTCAACGTCAGGGGGTAGGTCAAGAAGGACCGAGGATGGATCAAACAATGGTGTGGGGGATGGTATTGTTACAtacagaagaaagaagagatgtTTAAAAGCTCAATCACCTGAAATGATCAGTAGTTCTGAGGCTGGATCAGACGAGCCAGTAGAAAAGAAGAACAATGTTAAGAAGGACAACATTGTCACATACAGGAGAAAGAAGAGAATAGATGCAAAAGAAAGTCGTTCAGTTTATGTTTCATCGGAGGGAAATAGTAGCAGAGAAGCCTGTAGCTTAAAACTAGGTCTATGGAGTCATCCCAAAGGGAAAAGAACAGGTCGCAATGCTCGAAGCAATTCCTGCAGAGCTCCTGTTCCTTCTACTCCATTTCCACTACTTGACAAAAAGGACAGTTCCCATTCTGATGAAAGGCCAGAAAGCAGCAACAATATGGCGGGGAAAGAACAATCATCGTATTGCCCACCGGTGCTTTCCTTAGATAACGACTCTGACAGAACCTTGTTTGAATTGGAATCTGGCGAGCTAGTTGGGACAGATCCCACATCTTCTGGTACTGAATGTACTGCGCCGTCTAACTCTACCACTGGCATAAATGTGGGATCATCCAAATATGTATCTCATGACTATCACAAAAAGCCATGCAACAAAAACTTTCCCAAATCACCTCTTATGAAAGAGCTTATTGGACTAGGTGTCCCTGAGTCGATGCCAGATTTTGCTTGGAAAGATTTGAGAAGGCGAAGAAGTATGGCCTATGTTCAAGTTCTGTTTAGCCAGCATTTGGATGATGATATCATTAAGCAGCAGAAAAAG ATCATTGCACGACTGGGCCTATCCGTTGCTTCATGTTCTATGGATGCAACACACTTTATAGCAGATCAATTTGCACGTACAAGGAATATGTTGGAATTCATTGCTCTTGGTAAACCAGTGGTAACACATTTGTGGCTTGAGAGTTGTGGGGAAGCAAACTGTTTGATTAGTGAGAAAAGCTATATTCTGAGGGATgccaaaaaggaaaaggaaattgGTTTTAACATGCTTGTTTCACTGGACTGTGCAAAACGGTGTCCGCTTCTAAAG GGTCGAAAAGTCTTCATTACTCCGAACATAAAACCTGGAAAAGAAATGATGACCAGCTTGGTGAAGACAGCTCAGGGCGAG CCAGTGGAGAAAGCTCAGATATCTGCCGCAAAGGGTAAAAAGATTTTCAATGAATTATTGATTCTTTcttgtgaagaagatgaagcaaTCTGTCTACCTTTCCTTGAGAAAG GTGCAGCAGTTTACAGTTCAGAACTTTTACTAAATGGTATAGTTATCCAGAGACTGGAATACAAGAG ACATCAGCTCTTCACCAATGTCGTCAAGAAAGATCGGCCTTAG